The sequence GTTGGGTTCAAATTGAGTTATtgtcttcatcttcttcaaaattttacagAGATGTTTTGTTTGTATTATCAGGTGGGAGAGTTGCTATCATCCAGTTTTCATTCATATTAATACTAacaattctctttcttttgccTTTACTGCAATTAAGGATACGTTTGGTTTATCAAAAAGTATGATATTAACGATTCGTTTGGTTTATTGAAAAGTATGGTAGAAATATCAGAATTGCTTTTCCTTCTAAAGCAGACATTAGTATCTGCCTTGAACAagccaaaaaaagaaacagttATAATTCCTTCTACTTCTATTACAACTGggtttctcttttctttcaagCATTAAACATCTTCATTAATTCATCACTCACtagtcaaactttgaaaatttcaatataaatgtcgctattttttaaaaaattatttttatgaaattttaagatatatttttattttggtaaaataatatgttattatatatatacatttttttatgaaaaaaatttaaaattcaattatatagTCACCTAATGCTTTTggtatttttcaattttaattgtagtaattttataattttgattattataatgaaaataagttGCCTGTTGAACGGGCATtcatctaattttaatttaaattaataaaataaaaatatagaatactTAATAAAGGCTATAGTAACTTAATTTCCAAATCCAgtccaaaaattaaacaaataaaccctcaatcataattttaattttgtttcttgcgAATTTCTGACTCCATGTTTAAATACTATTTCTTCATTATATTTGAAAGGAGgacttaatatattttctctttttctttttctttcttttgatttcAATTCGGATGCTCATTTTAAATTGGTTTGAAGAGTTAAAAATCCAGATCTCTCttacttttcttatttcttttattaaagttGTATCTTTTATTCCGccattaattactttttaaattagcAATGATCTcttctttctaattttatattagaaaattttaataaataaatattcatgtatttttagaaatttgtaTGATTTCTTCATTAAATAGGCATTGAAATCCTTTTCTAAGGAAGTTTTGATGGGATATTAAGTTTTTCATTTatagaaatgataaaaaataaatttaatattaaaataaccaATCTcgtcaaaaaatatttataaaaactatattaGTATTACTATTTATAGCATACTTTTTTTTCAGGATTATAATTTACTGGCGCATCaacataattgataaatattagaaataaatttatatatatatttttttttatcttaataataaataaaaaacaaagttTGAGATCTAAAGCTTCCTAATTTCAATATGTTGTTAACATATGACTGTAATATAACAGataattcaaaaaagaaaattttaaaagaaaattcaatgaattgattaattagAAACTATTGGCTAAATAAGCAATTATTTCTGAAGATTGTGGTATAATGTTGACAATTATAGGATTGATTCAATTAACAAGCCAAAACCCATTAATGATGAACTCAACTTCTTAGTCTGGACTAAAGAATTTATTCCAAGTTGATAAAGAGAAAGTGTTTTGGGGACAAAGCTACAATTGCACCACAGCTGTTCAACTTCACACCCAATTGTTTAGGCTAATTAATAACTCTCATCCTACATCATTAATACCAAATGGAAAAATAATCTGTCTAATTTTGGACACATACATTGACATATCCAATTATCCATTTAGATTTAccattcttttcctttttcttttttccctgtCAGCCAAGCATGCCCATTGCAAAGTAATTAGGACTTAGTGATGGCTCTAACAATTTAAGTTGTCAAATATCTATGATTTATGAAATTCCACAGCCACAAATTTTGATAACAGAAGTTCATTAGTTCCAAAAGAGTAGAAGAGAACTCAtgacataatataaaattcatgaaatttattaaaaaatttagataatataGTTCCATTCAATATATCCACATACACTCTGGATAAgtgtataaatattatgaaaaaataaaatctatgtttaaagaattataaaaataaagatcaagtgtttattatattaaattaaaaattaaactttcaCAATAGCTTAACAGTGAAAAGTTCAGATGTCCTAAAGAAGTATATTTTAAAACCTTTATACTATAATCAAGTTGTTCCTTGCAtccattttcaatttaaattattttccagaaaaatcaaaatattttttaatattattaaatactaagAGATAAGTATCAAGTAGTAACATTATTCATGCCACCAAACAATGTCCCAAAATTAggagtttttatttaactttagaGTGTGAATATAACTGGAATTTGGGGGGGAAAAAGTGAAAAGCAGGGGAAAAGCAAAATGAAGAACAGACAAAATAGGGACAAGTTGTGTAGTCTTGTCCACACTAAAGAGTGTGTATGAAAACTGAAAAGTGGACCCTTTAATATCTATAATATGGATAGATAGctagaaagagaagaaaaagatgaagagGAACCTGTCTCCTACAAGTACATTCTACTTTGCTACTTCCTTTCCTTCCTTATCATCATCTTCTGCTCACCTTCCTAATCATCCTTTTCCATCTAATCTAGTACCTCCCCAACTGCCTACCAAACCTTAACACAACACCCTCTCCCCCATTATATACCCTGTTCTTGATTCTTaattcctatatatatatatatatatatatatatatatatatattataatatccGCACTCACTTCATAATTTGAAGAACCCTCTGAACACAactatctttttttctttcttatccCTACTTCTTGAATCTTGAGTAATCTTGCAATTTATTGACATATAAGAACCAAGGCATGGCTCGGTTTACAAGAATGCTCACAGGCTTTGACTCTACCCCAGTAGCCGACCCACCGGAATCTGTGAACGTTGAGTCTGATTTTGTGGTGATATTGGCAGCTCTTCTATGTGCATTAATATGTGTGGTAGGGCTCATTGCAGTGGCTCGGTGTGCCTGGCTCCGCCACAGTGGCAGTGCTTCTAGTTCTCCATCTCATGCTGCTGCTAATAAGGGTCTAAAGAAGAAGATCCTACAGTCTCTCCCCAAGTTTACCTATGGCTCTGCAGCTGCTGCTGCAGCAGGTTCTTGTAAGTTTGCATCGACAGAGTGTGCAATCTGCTTAGGTGAGTTTGCACAGGGTGATGAAGTTAGAGTCTTGCCACAGTGTGGACATGGATTCCATGTTGGCTGCATAGACACTTGGCTAGGATCACACTCTTCTTGTCCTTCTTGCCGCCAGATCTTGGTGGTGGCTAGGTGTCACACATGTGGCCGGTTTCCGACtatctcctcctcctcctcatGTGATGGAGCCAACGCTGAAGCAGATAGCAAGGCCAGGGAAAGAAATAGTAATTGTAATGTTAATGtcagtaataataataatcaacaTCATACTGGGTTCTTGCCTTGACAAACCCCacaagtatttttcttttttatttctttggtCACTGACTTTCGCCATTATGTATTGTACAGTTGATTAGAGGTTTGAGACCCATTTCATAGCTTCAGGCCAGAGCTAATTGCAGTATTTAGTCTTAAATATAAGCTACTTGTTCAAGTTTGTCTTTGTACATAATAATTTTACCCTTTTCTAATATGtttcattataatattttcctTCAATTATGTAGAGCAGGTACAACCTTCTAGATGCTAAATTTAGAATCTTAGATTGAGTTCCACTATTCCTTTACCAGTTAGAAAGTATATGTTggacaaataaattttgattcatATATATCTTAGCTCCAGCAGAATAACAATAACTCCTTATGTGACCCAAAGGTATAAAAGTCAAGGAGAATGAATGAAACAGCACTTGCAGCATGCTTTATAATTCCTACATGAAAAGCCATCTAGTCTACgttattcttttattcctAAACATTCTATTTCATTCTCCACTTTGCACTTTTTCTTGCTCACTTACTTATATTCCGTTCCGTTCTAAACACAGGAAAGCTCAGTAATTTAACTTGATTATTCTGCCTATTTATTGCCTGTTTATTTGGTCCGTGACTGAGACAATAAATACACAAAGGAGCATTCAGTGTTCATCAGATGGAAATTTTTCATCCAAAGGCTTATAcgcataaacatataattaaatcattagaaacaaaagaataatgcttaataaatgttaaagaaaaagagagatttTAATGAATCCTATGAGATTTTAACTATAAAGTGGTGATATTCCAGATGGGGCTGAGAAAACAGTGATTGTTCTTTATCCTACAGAAAGAAATGCAGCTATTACTTTACCTTTTATGTTAAGTTGGCGTCAGGGTCCACCAGGAATCCGAGGTTATCCCTCCTGAAAccaaaaagagaataaaaaatcttataaatatCAGCCAAAATATTTTCCCTTTTCTCCAACAAATCATGACTACAGACAAGGGCACTAAAAGGACATCCATTTTTACCTGTAAAGTATGAAACTGAATACAAGTGTGTATAAAGAATTCCAGTGTTTATGACCGTCCTCTTCACACATGTATAGCATGGCTTATTATCATTGACTACTCAATGTAGTGCTATTATGCCCGCCTTCCCTAACTTTTCTAGAAGCCAATTCATCACAGGAGATGTCCTCTCCTGGTGCAACTTGATAGTCTGTGTGCCAGACTCTCTCATACCATTAACAAAAAGCAGCAGTAAGAGTGAAGTACCTGTTTCTAACATAATCCTGCCTACTCTAGGTAAGACATGAGATGATTATATAATACAGTCAAAAAAGTTCAATCTGAAAACAACTACAGtttcaaaaagaataatagacCTCATTGATTAGGTAGTAAACAGAGCTTGAGAAAAGTACTGCCGCAATGCTTACAATCAGCTGTAGCAAATGCAATGGCATTGTTGGTTATTTGATTAACATGTTTATAGAGGCAAATCGTTTCCTTTTCTTGAACAATATATCAATCCAAATGTAGAAAAGTCAATCACCGGCAGAACAAGACTGCACTGATACTGTCCACATAGTAAACCTGCCCCATGTACGAAAGCAACCAAAAGCATAACTAATGTTTTCCCATTtccaaatatttatttaagttttacTCAATAACTGAGGTATAAATGATTGAGCACATAACTACATGCACCAATTCCTCATCAACCAGTTCTTATACTAAAGGTGAAGAAAGCAAAAACAACATACAATTTCAAGAAGCTCATCCTTTTAACTATGTATAAAGAATGAACTGAAGATAACCATCCAAAATCATTGTTTGTCGGATGCAAGGACtataaaaaacaaatttaCTTAATCCAGAAATTGACATCCATTGGGTCAATCAATTTCCCCTTCTTCATCGCTGGCACCGCCAAACATGGAAGCCATTTTCATGGCTAGTTTTGCTGCCATTTCTCTTCTTTGAAAATCAGGCATAAACCTCAAGTTGTCACGAATATTTCCAATCTCAGACATCAATTGATCTAAATCCTCAAATTCAAAAGGTGAAACCTCATTTATTTCAGTGCCTTTGCTAGGATCTTCTATGTTGGTCGCCACTTCCTTATCATCCTCTAATTCTACCGCTGATGTCGACGGCTGTAGCTCTTCATCAAACTTTTCCCAGACCTCATGATCGTGATCTCTATTATGGTTGTTCTGCTCAGCTGATCCCCCTAAATCTGGAACAGCACTAGTACCATTTGCAGAAACCCATCCTCCATGTGTGTCATCCCACAGTTCAGCTGAACCCGCAGATAGAACTTCATACTCAAATTCATAATCAGATTCTTCTTCTGACAAGTCTGTGCAAGGTATATGAAAAAGTTTAGCATCCCAGTTAGTGAATaagaaaatgttaaaaatgaCAGCATACAAAACCTTCTTTATACAGTAATGTTGGCTGAGTTATGCTGCTTCCAGATTTTAAAACCATTCCAGGCCACATATGAGCAGAAAGAGCAACAAGTAGACGTTCAACTCCTTGTGAATCACCATCAGCTGATAAACCTGTCATGAACAGCTTCATTACCTTGTGAATTCCATATGTGAGATTAACATAAATAACGAAAGgaaatatctttttctttttctggttGATCAGGTCTCTTTCAAAATCTCCTTTCACCATATCAGAACCTCGATTAAAGCCTTGATATGTTCAATTTCTACTTTTATATCTATGACTTGAGATCtcattaattcttaatataagaACTCACTTCATCAGTATGAAAAGTTTCATCACTGCGTGATGTCCTAATGTCCTGTGTCATTTACAAATTGTACATGATTTACCAGCATGAAGAGCATAAAACACCCAGAAAATTTTCCTACAGATAGATATATACAAAGGTAGGTCAATGATAACGCAGTTTATGTTACATTTTATAGTTTCTCATACTATCAATCAAACTGCAAAagaataagataataaaacaAACCGCGAATCATATTTGGAGTATAAGTGTATCAGACCAATTCATTTCCTTAGGATAGATATGTAGAAAGGTAGGCAGAACGATATTGTAAATTGTTTTAATTCATCAATCTAACAGCTACTAGTTAACCTGAAGGCAAAATATTAGGTCTTACATTTGTCGAAATCAGCATTAGAGGCACAGGCTTCAATGTACTCAATGCTGTGCTCACTGCACCATTCAGTACATGACCTCTTGATCTCCCATGCAGGTTCCTCACCACCCAATAGACTACTTCCTTCAGTTTCCAGTATCCCAAATCCAGAGAACTCTGTATAAGTATCAGAAGAAGACTCTTCAAGTTTCAGTAAGCGTCTTCTATACTCAGCATGGACAGGATGACCTGGAATAAGATCAACTTTGTTTCCAATgcataataatatttcaaacTTGTGAATATCAATGCGAGATACCCAATCCTGAATTGCAGCGAAAGACGATAGCTGCACACAATCAAAAGAAGGACAAACCGAATTAGTAGGCCACCCTGGACTGCAAATGATAACCCATATAATTAAAGCATCAATAAAGAGAGGCTAACATCATTCATGTCGAAAACCATCACTAAAGCAGTGAGGCTACTATAAATTGGGAGAGAACTGATGGAAAATCCATCGTGAAGATGAGCCATCCATACAGAAACATCAGCTGTGTAATACTTTGTATTAATAGTCCAcctgaaaaaataacaaaagcaCTACAGATTATAAGTTACTGTTCACAGAAGTTGAGAGCAGAAactgaataaaatatatgacttAAAGAACTCTTACCCACGGGCAACTAATTCAGTCGGTAAATCAGAAGAATCTTCAAAATCCACTGATAACAATCCTGCAACCATAACATAGCTTAAATTGCTATACCCCACGTTATTTCTTTCAGATTATTAAGTCCATTAATACTCTAATTTAACTAATCAGCCATACACAAATTGCAAGTGCATCCCAAATTAACTGtcgttaatttatttttagcaaaattatctTAAGCAAGTTGCCATTTTAACTAGAATTTAACTCGCAAAGAATGAAAGGATAAGAAAGAGAGTTACGGGAGAGGAGAGTCCGTTTGCCAACGTTGGAGGATCCGATCATTAAGATTCCGGGTCGATTCTCTAGAGATGTAGCTTCCATTTCTTAGCTGATTTTTTGTCAGCCCGATTATTCTGGGAATTCAATTGAAGCTTTGGATCACtgaattcttttttcaaaacctTCAGAAGAAGAGAGGGAAAGAGAAATATTCAACTGCAACTCGAATCGGATCTAGCTCCGACTTTATTTAACTGCCAATCCCATTTTGCCACGTCCGTATCCCCCATATTTATTCAcctaaatttcttatttatgatttaataataataataattattattattattatcatccgTATTTGCTCAAATTTATATGagtttattctaattttaatttcaaacagGTTTATCGTATATGGTTTACGTTTACAAATGGCTCACtgcaaatatatatacattaacTTAATTTAGCATCTTAGGTTGAGTTCCACTATACCATTCAATGAACGGGTACGCCACAATCCAAATTTTCTGCCAGTTTTTGGCTTGCGGATTAGAGACCAGTTGCTCTAGTCGCTATTGCTTTGGTTGCCACTAAATCACTGTGTGGTCTGCGATTTGGTCtccaatttttataaaattcatctgTCTCCAAGTGGTAGACAGCGACCACTTCCGAGtaataatagttaaatttGATAGCTAAATCAGTATCTCTAACAGGTACTAGGAACGATCCAAACTGGGGTGGGGTTTCTTGTCCTTGTTTCAACCTGCTTGCATCCCTTTATGATGAAATATTTGCAGAAACTCCTAAAAGTTGGCAAACATGTTCAACTGCAGACCAGCCTCTTGATTGCATCTATCAGACTGTATCAGCATCAGTTTGGAATCTCCTTCAAAGGGGCAGCAATTGCCAATCACGATCTTCTTGCCCAGCTAACAGCTTCCCTCAGTGCCAAGGACTCCTTCAGGGAGGGCCTCCAACAGCAAAGGGTCATTATTATGGCACATTATCCCCACATGACTTCCCAACTTCCTCTCTAGATTGACGCATTGGGGTTAGAGAGAAGATTTAATGAATGCCCTGCTGATAATTCTATGTGCCTCTTCCATCATTTCCTTTAGCATCAGGAAACTGAGGTCCTCCTGCATTTTAGCAGAaaccaacaaaaagaaaagcaccATTATGAGTTCATCACCTAATCACATTTCCTACAATGGATAATTAAATGTAAACCAAATACCATAATGGTAACTGAAATGAGATTAGAGGCTTTTTAGCAACAGTTAAAATGCAGGATAAgatacatttttctttttaaaagttGTGGCGTCAATGGTTATCAAATGCAATGGTCCATATGTGCAATCACTATGAAGCCCGCAACATGaattcaatattattaatatgagattgcaaaatttattttaagtccttgaatttttacattttgtttgattaagctcttaaacttaaatttatattgttttaatcttttgtatatacttttatttttacattctATAAGGACTTGTTTCACTATTCTATGAAATTTGATTAAGCCTTTTAATCAAAAGTTGAGTATTCCAGGCTCTTAAGctgttattaaaaatttactgtCATATGAGTATTTtactgaaataaaatattataaattagcataattataaaaattaaagaaattaaaacctctaaattataaaaaccaAACTAAAGTGATTCAACTCAATTCAGTCTGATACAATTTAACGTCCTAACTTTGtctcaatttaatattcttaatcTTTTATAGGATTTAATAGTGTTATTTTTACCGGTTAGTTTTGAACCAAATTCactgttttcttattttaacattatgtcgaattcataaattaaaatctttataaattttataattataacaaattttttatatctttctaaTGAAATATTATATGAGAATTAATATTcgttttcaataaataaataatgtgtTTATTGAATATAGACATTGGATAgaagtaataataaatttcagatattttttttctgaaactgataaattttagatttattattcaataaatataattattataatctcatcatcataaatatataatactttatttatttagttttttatagaacataaaatatttacaaattttctAGAATCTCACAAAACTAAGTGCGGTCACTTGAGTATACCAATGACTGGCCAATGATTCAagtaataatatcattttctatattgagataaatgtaattttttattactttcggcctttctatataataattgaaaatcaatttccagaattaaaaatttaaccaaaatgtgattttcttttaatttcctaTAAACTgattttttaagagaaaatatatataaacgCAGATGCatctattaatttcttttttgtaacaagaaagacataaataattaatcccATGTTGGGCATATCACGTGTCCTAACTTAGGAACGGTCCAATTGAACTGGCACAAATTCATTATTGGTTGTATGTGTATaactgaaaattaaaacaaacaaacaaatttgacatcaaattttataataaaaataatataatttagaggagtctatatataaatacacacacttttgagaaaataaatattttaactattatGTTGctgtttattctatttttctgTTTCCTATAAGTTcttaagaataattattacttataaataattctttGATTGAACTAAGATTTTtccattaaaatatttaa comes from Ricinus communis isolate WT05 ecotype wild-type chromosome 5, ASM1957865v1, whole genome shotgun sequence and encodes:
- the LOC8275679 gene encoding RING-H2 finger protein ATL8 — encoded protein: MARFTRMLTGFDSTPVADPPESVNVESDFVVILAALLCALICVVGLIAVARCAWLRHSGSASSSPSHAAANKGLKKKILQSLPKFTYGSAAAAAAGSCKFASTECAICLGEFAQGDEVRVLPQCGHGFHVGCIDTWLGSHSSCPSCRQILVVARCHTCGRFPTISSSSSCDGANAEADSKARERNSNCNVNVSNNNNQHHTGFLP
- the LOC8275680 gene encoding uncharacterized protein LOC8275680, which encodes MEATSLENRPGILMIGSSNVGKRTLLSRLLSVDFEDSSDLPTELVARGWTINTKYYTADVSVWMAHLHDGFSISSLPIYSSLTALVMVFDMNDLSSFAAIQDWVSRIDIHKFEILLCIGNKVDLIPGHPVHAEYRRRLLKLEESSSDTYTEFSGFGILETEGSSLLGGEEPAWEIKRSCTEWCSEHSIEYIEACASNADFDKCLSADGDSQGVERLLVALSAHMWPGMVLKSGSSITQPTLLYKEDLSEEESDYEFEYEVLSAGSAELWDDTHGGWVSANGTSAVPDLGGSAEQNNHNRDHDHEVWEKFDEELQPSTSAVELEDDKEVATNIEDPSKGTEINEVSPFEFEDLDQLMSEIGNIRDNLRFMPDFQRREMAAKLAMKMASMFGGASDEEGEID